In the Pseudorasbora parva isolate DD20220531a chromosome 23, ASM2467924v1, whole genome shotgun sequence genome, one interval contains:
- the LOC137062423 gene encoding trace amine-associated receptor 13c-like — MAYETEDHEIQYCFPAINSSCFKKLHTPTNMLILSMAVADLLIGLIVVPIEGIKQIDTCWYFGDTYCGLFVIIVRLLLSISLSNLVLIAVDRYVAVCYSLLYPQKITMTKTLISIFSVRRKSESKAALTLGIIVTAYLLCWIPFYICSLTKSTAISSTTMTFLLWTFHVNSGLNPIVYALFYRWFKISVKHILTLRIFQPTSSLMDIYTDYHS; from the exons ATGGCCTATGAGACAGAGGATCATGAGATTCAATACTGCTTTCCTGCCATCAACTCATCGTGT TTCAAGAAGCTTCACACTCCAACCAACATGCTTATTCTATCTATGGCTGTGGCTGACCTGCTTATTGGACTTATTGTGGTACCAATAGAGGGTATCAAGCAAATTGACACATGTTGGTACTTTGGAGACACTTACTGTGGACTGTTTGTAATAATCGTTAGGTTACTCCTTTCTATATCTCTTAGTAATTTAGTTCTAATTGCTGTTGATCGTTATGTGGCTGTCTGTTACTCTTTACTTTACCCACAGAAAATAACCATGACTAAAACCTTAATAAGCATCT TTTCAGTTAGGAGGAAATCTGAGAGCAAAGCTGCTCTGACATTAGGGATCATTGTGACGGCTTATCTGCTCTGCTGGATTCCATTCTATATCTGTTCTCTAACAAAATCTACAGCAATTTCATCCACTACAATGACATTTCTATTATGGACGTTTCATGTAAACTCAGGTCTGAACCCTATTGTATATGCATTATTTTACCGCTGGTTTAAAATATCAGTTAAACATATTTTAACTCTTAGAATATTTCAGCCAACATCCTCTCTGATGGACATTTATACAGATTATCATTCTTGA